The Thioflexithrix psekupsensis genomic interval GTGGTAAAGCGTGCATTAATGCTTGAGCTGATTCTAATTCCCATTGGTTTAATTGCGACAATAATAATTGGTTATGTTGCGTATATAATAACAAATTATTAAAACGCTCTATAGCATCCGCTAACCAATCTAATTGTGAACGTTCCCATAATGGCCGCAATTCATCTAAAGTATGTCGATGGGCTTGAATTAAATCTTTTAATTGTGGAGCCAACGCATTTAATAATTCAGGTAACTCTAAGTGACGACTAAAACGAATCATTAAATGAGAATCAGGCTGGGCTTGAAACAGAATAAATAACGATAAAAACTTTAATACAGGAACAGTAATTTTTTCATAATGACGGCTACTCTTTTGCCACACATTACGGATAAAATCGAAGCGCGGAGTCGCATTGATTAAAACCGTTAAAACATTGCCTAACTGCTCTTGATGGCTATCCACTAATTGATGTTCTAATAACAGCAGTAAAATTTCCCACGCTTCACGGGATAAGGTATCAGGAAGAATTAGCCATTCAACAAAGCCCATCATAAATTCTAATTCGCTGACAATGGCAGACTGTGACAAAGTACGCTCTGGCCACGTTTTTAATAATTGCTGTAAATTCTTCGCTAATTTTTCACGGGAATAAGACACCTGTGTAGGATCAATAAACTGCCATAATTCCACGCTTATTTTTTCGCTAATCATCGAAGCGTCTAAGGAACATTGATAACGATATTGCTGATGACTTAACGCATTTTCTACTAAACGCTGTTGCTCATGACAATAAATTAATTCCGCATCATTTAATAATAAACGCACGGCATCATTAAAACCACTTAAAATACAAGGCGCAGCGGGTAATTGTGTTTGTTTCAATGCCCGTAATAAAGCAACCCAATTTTGCCGTCGTGGCAACGCAGGACTCACTTCACTAACAAACTTAATCCAAGGCGTAAAAACTGCGTCTAATTCGGCTAAATGATTTAATTGAGGTTTTTGCTTTTGCCATTCACTTAATGATTGATATTTTAAGGCTTTTTCCAAAATACTTTGGCGATGTTGTGTTAATCGTTGCCCAATGCTGGCAAAACGACCCAAAACAAATGGCGTTGGACGCAATCCTGCCAATCCAATACAAAAATAAGCGGATAATGGAGCAGAGATAGTATTCATTATAAATAATTAAGCAAAAATTAAATAAAAACCAAATAAAAACCCATAAAATTATCGCAAAATAAAATTAATTATGGGTGCAATGTCAGCGAATCACAACGCGCTTCTCCCATAATTGCTCCTACTTTTAATTGCCAATGTGATTTTACAAGGGCTTTTTGCCATTCGGGCAAATCAAAAGCACAACGAAATGGCTCTGATTTTGCATTTTCTAATTGAAAATGCAACCAATAATTTTCCTCACGCGAACCCAATCGCTCACAGCCTAAACAAGAACCTTCTTTTTTTAATTCAGCTTTTGGCCAATGGGGTTTTTTATCCATTGCGCTGGCTTCCATTGTCCGCGCTAATTGCCAGCGATCCACTTTGAAATAACAACGCATATCATAAACGGGTTCTTTGCGATAAATAGGCGTGCATTCTTCTCGCTCAACAAACGTGCCATCACCGCGATCAATGCGGCGCGTGTCGCAGGTTTCTCCATCGGGAACTTGGCGGTGAGAACGGACTTCACTTTGGCGATTAATATTATAAGCATCTTTTGGTAATTGATCACACCAGGCTTTATCCGATTGCGGCGCGAAATGTTCGACTTTAATCGCACGTTGCCATTCATGTCCTGTTAAAACGGCCGTGGCTTCTTTTGTCCAGAAAATAAACGTGAATAAACCGAGAATAACAACCGCAATAATCGCTAAAAGAAGCGTCGGCCAACGACGGGTTGCTTTCGGAGAAGCGGCAGCGGGCGCATCTTGGGAAATGAACTGATCAGAATCGTGAGAACGCACCTGTTCGGCTTGTGCTTTGACGATACGATCCGCCTCTAGGGGACTACCACACTGCTGACAAAAATCAGCCTGTGCGCTGTTTGCCGTGCCACAAGCGGTACATAAACGGTCTGCCCCGAAATATTGGTGATCTTGCACCGCCACTTTTTGCGAATCGTCGGGAAAATAACGCTTATTGGCATCTTGCGGTGCGCCACAATGTGGACAAAAACGATGCGTTTTTCCCAATAATTGCGTCGTCCCACAATAATCGCAATTCCACAACATTTCATAAATCAATTCTTCATCTTTGCGATTTAATTTTCCTGCATGACGTAAAGTATTTAACGCCGCAGGATGTTGTGGATTAATCTGTTGCAATCGCTTGGCAATTCGCAATTGTTCTGCTTCATCTTCTGCGAGTAATAATAAAATTCCCCACGCATTCTCATTATCAGGTTCATTCTTTGTGACTTGAGTAGCTAATTTGCGGGCTTTTTCATATTGTCCGCGACGGTAGGCTTCTAATGCTGCTTTTAAAGACATAATTTATCCTTTTTCCTCTACTTAATTAAAAATTAAGGCTCTAATAAACGGTGCCGAATCGCTAAACGGGTTAAATCCACCACATTAGACGCATTTAGTTTATTTTTAATGCTGGTATAATGATGACTCACTGTTTTAGTGCTAATATTTAATACCTCCGCAATTTCAGTGGCTTGCTTTCCCTCTGCTAACATGAGAAAAATCTCGAATTCACGCGGAGATAATCGCTCTAATACCGATGTATCATCGGGTGGAGTATTTTTTTGCCGCACCAAATAGCCCACCAATTCTTGTCCTACATAAGCCTCTCCTTTGGCTACTTGTCTTACTGCTTCCACCATCACTTTAGCCGCACTGCGTTTTGTAATATAACCTAAAACGCCCTCTTCCAACGCCCGATTTAAAAACACTTCCGTCTCATGCACACTAAAAATCAGGATGTGCGCATTGGGATCGCGCTGTAAAATTTTACGTGCCGCCTCCAGACCGCCCATACCGGGCATAGAAATGTCCATCACCACCACGTCAGGTTGATGTTCAACGTAAGACAAATAAGCCGCCGCCCCATCGCGTGCCTCATCAATCACTTTAATGTCACCCGCATTTTCTAATAAGCGACGATAACCCGACAATACCACTTCGTGATCATCAACTAATAACACCCTAATTATGCTCATAATAAACTGCCATTTTATCTTATTTTTTATTGTAAAAGAGGAGAAATAATCGGTATAGATAAGAAAATATTAACGCCCTGCATGGGTTGACTTTGCACAACTAATTCTCCACCCAATGCTTGGACTCGTTCACGAATTCCAATTAAACCAATCCCCCATTTTTTCTCTGTTTTTATTCCTTTACCATTGTCTGCTATACGTAAAGTTAATAATGATTTTTCAATATCAAAAGCTAATTCAATTTTTACCGATGTGGCTTGGGCGTGACGCGCAATATTTTTTAAACACTCCTGAATAATGCGATAAACCGTGATATTAACCTGTTCGCTAAAACCAGACAAACGACCAAATACATTAAACTCACAATTCACTTGGGAATGTCTATTTTGCCAATGTCGAATCACTTCACGCAATACTGTTTCCAAACCCAATTCTTCCAAGCCACTGGGACGTAAATATTGCATTAAATTGTGCATCACATTATACATTTGATCGGATAAGGGTAAAATGGCCTGCATACCAATATTAATTTGCATTAATAATTTTTTAGCATCAATTTGTCCTGAAAGTTGCTGAGAACGAACTAATTCTAAAATCGTTTCCGCTTCGGCTTGAATCGCGGTAATGCTTTGACCAAATTGATCGTGCAATTCTCGCGCTAAATAATTGCGTTCTTGTTCTTGCGCTTCAATAAAGCGATGAATGAGAAATCGATTTTCTGTTAATAAACGCTCTGTTTCTGCTTGTGCGCGCCGCATTTCAGTGACATCTTTACCAAAATTATGTGAGATATAAAAACAAATTAAGTTTTAATATCTACCTAGATATTAGGTATAAGATACTGTTTAATTTTATTAAACTTAAACACTTTACCTGACAAAAAGGTCTCAAACATACTAGTGACTTCTTTAAAGCTTGATAGGCGATGAAAATTCTTTCTGACCCAATTCTTACCTTGAAGCCAAATATCCTCGACTGGATTTTGCTCTGGGGCATTAGGTGCAAATCTTAATAAACGAACTTTCC includes:
- a CDS encoding response regulator, producing MSIIRVLLVDDHEVVLSGYRRLLENAGDIKVIDEARDGAAAYLSYVEHQPDVVVMDISMPGMGGLEAARKILQRDPNAHILIFSVHETEVFLNRALEEGVLGYITKRSAAKVMVEAVRQVAKGEAYVGQELVGYLVRQKNTPPDDTSVLERLSPREFEIFLMLAEGKQATEIAEVLNISTKTVSHHYTSIKNKLNASNVVDLTRLAIRHRLLEP
- a CDS encoding ATP-binding protein — encoded protein: MRRAQAETERLLTENRFLIHRFIEAQEQERNYLARELHDQFGQSITAIQAEAETILELVRSQQLSGQIDAKKLLMQINIGMQAILPLSDQMYNVMHNLMQYLRPSGLEELGLETVLREVIRHWQNRHSQVNCEFNVFGRLSGFSEQVNITVYRIIQECLKNIARHAQATSVKIELAFDIEKSLLTLRIADNGKGIKTEKKWGIGLIGIRERVQALGGELVVQSQPMQGVNIFLSIPIISPLLQ